One Triplophysa rosa linkage group LG21, Trosa_1v2, whole genome shotgun sequence DNA segment encodes these proteins:
- the ccm2l gene encoding cerebral cavernous malformations 2 protein-like, translating to MDYEPKRVKKGFVSPIKRVFSKSSRRQTDKISLYRRPLHTVPLYPPDYLIHPERLIYDYVEKEVKFLGHLTWVSCSLNPSSRDELLQLLDTARKLRVLPMKTSVEQDCILSLSARCLLLTWRDNEKLLLRIPTHEIAAASYLRDDALHLVVLKTGLNVDTVLAGDSLENRPTGLESRRQTISNTDPRPAGGTMERRHTICGVDWKLSSRHEPKQGSVGGGGGTGGSSGDSGSLERKRVSGSWERRQTRKPCGGSWEKRPMSGSWDRRPVGGSWERRGGGVVVVGSWEKRHGPGAKPGGSWERKHTPGGSWERRQACTGSWERGRSYGSWERRNHNPLEPMPCPDAYCNLIILAVENRDAAEEYCALICQMFQIIYGHQTIECVDRAGYHYTMPDRYWLQRSDSCLTDMTYGYDTDFSCCSSYDDSQEAFEAYYSENYSENSSLSCHDSHRSLASTHSDSEPSNASLQEYMIILRSKLTPQEIQQFALFLREYRLGASIEQFCTDLLELYGDSRKFLLLGMRPFIPDKDVGVFETFLEDIGIREGGILTDSFGRIKRSMSSTSATAVRGYDGWSHDFNRRIDDITHDIEALGFEEGNGDIEEEDYYL from the exons ATGGACTATGAGCCCAAGCGAGTCAAGAAG GGCTTTGTGTCACCAATAAAGCGCGTGTTCTCTAAATCCAGCCGGCGACAGACAGACAAAATCAGTTTGTATCGTAGACCTCTGCACACTGTCCCTCTCTACCCACCTGACTACCTCATCCATCCAGAGAGACTCATCTACGACTATGTGGAGAAGGAAGTCAAG TTCCTGGGACACCTGACATGGGTGTCATGTTCTTTAAACCCATCTAGCAGAGATGAGCTGCTGCAGCTTCTGGACACAGCCAGG AAGCTGAGAGTTTTGCCTATGAAGACCAGTGTAGAGCAGGACTGCATTCTCAGTCTGTCTGCCCGCTGCCTGCTGCTCACCTGGAGGGACAATGAAAAACTGCTGCTGAGAATCCCCACACATGAGATCGCTGCTGCCTCTTACCTGCGGGACGATGCACTGCACCTCGTCGTGCTCAAAACTG GTCTTAATGTGGACACTGTGCTAGCAGGTGACAGCCTAGAAAATAGACCTACCGGTCTTGAGAGCCGCAGACAAACCATAAGCAATACTGATCCCAGACCTGCAGGAGGCACTATGGAGCGCCGGCACACCATCTGTGGTGTGGACTGGAAGCTATCCTCTCGCCATGAGCCCAAACAGGGCAGTGTGGGAGGAGGAGGTGGAACTGGAGGAAGCAGTGGGGACAGTGGCAGCCTGGAGAGGAAACGTGTGAGCGGGAGCTGGGAGCGCAGGCAGACCCGGAAGCCTTGTGGAGGGAGCTGGGAGAAACGGCCGATGAGTGGGAGCTGGGACAGGCGGCCTGTAGGCGGAAGCTGGGAGCGGCGTGGAGGTGGAGTGGTTGTAGTAGGAAGCTGGGAGAAGAGGCATGGGCCCGGAGCTAAACCGGGTGGCAGCTGGGAGAGGAAACACACACCGGGCGGAAGCTGGGAACGCAGGCAGGCTTGCACAGGGAGCTGGGAGAGGGGGAGGTCATACGGGAGCTGGGAGAGGAGGAACCATAACCCATTAGAACCCATGCCATGCCCAGATGCTTATTGCAACCTGATTATACTGGCTGTGGAGAACAGG GACGCTGCAGAGGAATACTGCGCCCTCATTTGTCAAATGTTTCAGATCATCTATGGACATCAGACCATCGAGTGCGTCGACAGGGCGGGATACCATTACACCATGCCTGACCGCTATTGGCTGCAACGGA GTGACAGCTGTCTCACTGATATGACATATGGCTATGACACAGACTTCAGCTGCTGTAGTTCATA TGATGATTCTCAGGAGGCATTTGAGGCGTATTACAGTGAGAACTACAGTGAGAACTCATCCCTCTCCTGTCATGACTCTCATCGAAGCCTGGCCTCCACACACAGCGACTCGGAGCCGTCTAATGCCAGCCTGCAGGAATACATGATCATA TTGAGGAGTAAGCTGACGCCTCAGGAGATTCAGCAGTTTGCTCTGTTCCTGAGAGAATACAGACTGGGCGCTTCCATAGAGCAGTTCTGCACTGACCTGCTGGAGCTCTATGGAGACTCACGCAAGTTTCTACTGCTCG GCATGAGACCCTTTATTCCCGATAAGGATGTGGGAGTCTTTGAGACTTTCCTGGAGGACATTGGGATCCGAGAGGGCGGGATCTTGACGGATAGTTTTGGGCGAATCAAGCGGAGCATGAGCAGCACATCTGCCACAGCGGTCCGAGGCTATGATGGCTGGTCTCACGACTTCAATCGCAGAATCGATGACATCACACACGACATTGAGGCCTTGGGCTTCGAGGAAGGAAATGGTGACATAGAAGAAGAGGACTATTACCTTTGA
- the cables2b gene encoding CDK5 and ABL1 enzyme substrate 2 yields MRMAAAACSAQSTLNPCAGKLHREHLRKSKDSRRRQAALLFLTNISLDGRPVRSNASCTAAPGDAELRGAEFGAAVSELSVAASSDGTFTNLSAHKLGLLSVPPILVLPSDSGFYKAGSAEVLLDRERGSSFSSQGNLLSPSSLQPTPLGPRKSPTLLSVQSCGSSLESRPRSRNPSGSPRPRSMKKVHFIKNMRQYDTRGSRIVLICAKRSLCAAFSVLPYGESFHISDPLLDGQRRRHSSGGISTTLEMFPDLEEVELGVYGRTVSYAQFLYPTNALARHKPSVDLTLPVPFSRNSIPRSYPPSRLNSAVGLDLGLEDSDYDPNLLSDPQWPCGKHKRVLIFASYMTTVIEYVKPSDLKKDMNETFKGKFPHIKLTLSKIRSLKREIRSVGEDSGLQPVTIAMAFVYFEKLVLQGHLNKQNRKLVTAACLLLAAKISSDLKKQEVKQLIDKLEERFRISRRELIVFEFTVLVALEMALYLPESKVMPHYRRLVQQT; encoded by the exons ATGAGAATGGCGGCTGCTGCGTGCAGTGCGCAGAGCACACTAAACCCATGCGCGGGCAAACTGCACAGAGAGCATCTGCGGAAAAGTAAAGACTCTCGGAGAAGACAAGCTGCGCTTTTATTCCTCACTAATATATCACTGGACGGACGGCCTGTGCGGAGCAATGCGAGCTGCACGGCGGCCCCCGGTGATGCTGAACTCCGGGGCGCTGAATTCGGCGCGGCTGTGAGCGAACTGTCCGTTGCTGCGAGCAGCGATGGGACCTTTACCAACCTCTCAGCCCACAAACTCGGGCTGCTAAGCGTCCCACCCATTCTGGTTCTGCCGTCGGATTCTGGGTTCTATAAAGCCGGGAGCGCTGAGGTATTGCTGGACAGGGAGAGAGGCTCGTCGTTCTCTTCGCAGGGGAATCTCCTCTCCCCCAGCAGCCTGCAGCCCACTCCGCTCGGACCGCGGAAGTCACCGACGCTGCTGTCAGTGCAGAGCTGCGGCTCTTCGCTCGAGTCTCGACCACG GAGTCGGAATCCGTCTGGTTCTCCTCGTCCACGCTCCATGAAGAAAGTTCACTTTATTAAGAACATGAGGCAGTATGACACCAGGGGCAGCAG GATTGTACTCATCTGCGCCAAAAGATCTTTGTGTGCTGCCTTCTCAGTGCTGCCGTATGGAGAGAGTTTCCACATCAG TGACCCTCTATTGGACGGCCAGCGTCGGAGACACTCTTCTGGCGGGATATCCACCACACTAGAGATGTTTCCTGACCTGGAGGAGGTGGAGCTGGGCGTGTACGGCAGG ACGGTGTCGTACGCGCAGTTCCTGTACCCCACAAACGCTCTGGCCCGTCACAAGCCCTCGGTGGATCTCACTCTACCCGTGCCCTTTTCCAGAAACAGCATCCCTCGCAGTTATCCACCCTCCCGCCTTAACAGCGCTGTGGGCCTGGACCTGG GCCTTGAGGACAGCGATTATGACCCCAACCTGCTCAGCGACCCCCAGTGGCCGTGTGGGAAACATAAAAGAGTTCTCATCTTTGCATCATACATG actacaGTAATAGAGTACGTCAAACCATCGGATCTAAAGAAAGACATGAATGAGACTTTCAAGGGAAAATTCCCCCACATCAAGCTCACGCTGAGCAAAATCAGAAG CTTGAAGAGAGAAATTCGTTCAGTGGGGGAGGATTCTGGTCTGCAGCCGGTCACCATAGCGATGGCGTTTGTGTACTTCGAAAAGCTGGTTCTACAGGGGCATCTGAACAAGCAGAACAGGAAGCTGGTGACGGCCGCGTGCCTCCTGCTCGCCGCCAAGATCAGCAGTGACCTAAAGAAACAGGAAGTCAAACAGCTGATTGAT AAATTAGAGGAGAGATTCCGGATAAGCCGTCGAGAGTTGATCGTGTTCGAGTTCACTGTACTGGTGGCTCTAGAAATGGCGCTTTACCTGCCGGAGAGTAAAGTCATGCCTCACTATCGCAGGCTGGTCCAGCAGACCTGA